Genomic window (Saccharothrix australiensis):
GTCGAGAACTTGTAGCCCTTGGTGTAGTCGAACTTCTCCACCGCGCGGATCAGGCCCAGGTTGCCCTCCTGGATCAGGTCCAGGAACGCCATGCCGCGGCCCGTGTAGCGCTTGGCCAGCGACACCACGAGGCGGAGGTTCGCCTCCAGCAGGTGGTTCTTGGCGCGCTCGCCGTCGCGCACGATCCACCGCAGGTCGCGGCGCAGCTGCGGGGTGAGCTTCTCGCTCTCCTCCTCGGCGCGGCGGACCCGCTCGGCGGCGTAGAGGCCGGCCTCGATCCGCTTGGCGAGCTCGACCTCCTCCTCCGCGTTGAGCAGGGCGACCTTGCCGATCTGCTTCAGGTAGGCGCGGACCGAGTCGGCGGAGGCCGTCAGCTCGGCGTCCTTGCGCGCCTGGCGCAGCGCCTCGGACTCCTCCTCGTCCCAGACGAAGTCGCCCTCGCCGGGCTTGGCCTCCTCCTCGGCGGGTTCGTCCTCGACCGGCTCGTCGATCAGTTCGACCTCGTCCACCAGGTCTTCGTCACCGGGAACGCCCTCGAGGTCCTCCGGCTCGTCGCCGTCGCCCGCCTTCTTGGCCTTCACCGGGCCGGCGGCGGCCTTGGCGGCCGTCTTGCGCGGCGCCCGCGTGGCCGTCTTGCCCGCCGCGGCGGTCTTCGCCGCCGGCTTCTTCGCCGGGGCCTTCCTCGCCGAGGTGGCCTTGGGCGTCTCCTCGGCGTCAGCCTTAGCTGCCTGAGTCGTCTTCGCGGCTGCCACGTACGCCCTTTCGCGACTGTCGATCAAGGCAAACCGAAGGGCGCGAACCTCGGTCGCCGGAGTACGGGGGAGAGCCCGCCGGACCGTTCGTCAGCGGGGCACCGTTCCATTGTAACGACGAGAATCACCGACGGATGCGCATCACCCGGTTCTGGTGCGCGTCGTCGGGCGTTCCCGCAGCTAGGAGGCTTGCGAAAATCAGTGGCGCAGACCGTGCGCGGCGGCGACGGCCGCGCCCACGATGCCCGCGTCGTTCTTCAGCGCGGCGGCCACCACCTCGGTGCGCACGTCCAGCAGCGGCAGCCACTTCTCCGCCTTCTTGCTGACCCCGCCGCCGACGATGACCAGGTCCGGCCAGACCAGGTTCTCCAGCACGCCCAGGTAGCGCGACACGCGCGGCGCCCACTCCGCCCAGGTCAGGCCCTTGTCCTCCTTCACGGAGGCGGCGGCGCGGGTCTCGGCGTCGTGCCCGTCGACCTCCACGTGCCCGAACTCGGTGTTCGGCACGAGCTTCCCGTCGAGGAAGACGGCGCTGCCGATGCCCGTGCCGAACGTCAGCAGCACGACCAGCCCGTCCCGGCCGCGGCCTGAGCCGAACCGCATCTCGGCGGTGCCGGCGGCGTCCGCGTCGTTGAGCACGACGACGTCCTCGACCGGCCTGCCCAGCCGCCCGGCGAACAGCGCGGCGGCGTCCGTGCCGATCCAGCCCTTGTCCACGTTGGCGGCGGTGTGCGCGACACCTCGCTTGACCACGCACGGGAGCGTGACGCCGAGCGGACCGTCCCAGCCGAACTTG
Coding sequences:
- the ppgK gene encoding polyphosphate--glucose phosphotransferase → MGMTRGFGVDIGGSGIKGGLVDLEAGALDGERLRIPTPQPSTPDAVADVVAEIVDKFGWDGPLGVTLPCVVKRGVAHTAANVDKGWIGTDAAALFAGRLGRPVEDVVVLNDADAAGTAEMRFGSGRGRDGLVVLLTFGTGIGSAVFLDGKLVPNTEFGHVEVDGHDAETRAAASVKEDKGLTWAEWAPRVSRYLGVLENLVWPDLVIVGGGVSKKAEKWLPLLDVRTEVVAAALKNDAGIVGAAVAAAHGLRH
- a CDS encoding RNA polymerase sigma factor, whose product is MIDSRERAYVAAAKTTQAAKADAEETPKATSARKAPAKKPAAKTAAAGKTATRAPRKTAAKAAAGPVKAKKAGDGDEPEDLEGVPGDEDLVDEVELIDEPVEDEPAEEEAKPGEGDFVWDEEESEALRQARKDAELTASADSVRAYLKQIGKVALLNAEEEVELAKRIEAGLYAAERVRRAEEESEKLTPQLRRDLRWIVRDGERAKNHLLEANLRLVVSLAKRYTGRGMAFLDLIQEGNLGLIRAVEKFDYTKGYKFSTYATWWIRQAITRAMADQARTIRIPVHMVEVINKLGRIQRELLQDLGREPTPEELAKEMDITPEKVLEIQQYAREPISLDQTIGDEGDSQLGDFIEDSEAVVAVDAVSFTLLQDQLQSVLATLSEREAGVVRLRFGLTDGQPRTLDEIGQVYGVTRERIRQIESKTMSKLRHPSRSQVLRDYLD